From a region of the Falco cherrug isolate bFalChe1 chromosome 9, bFalChe1.pri, whole genome shotgun sequence genome:
- the AFAP1L2 gene encoding actin filament-associated protein 1-like 2 isoform X1: protein MDKYKALEQLLTELEDFLRILDKENLSSTAIVKKSFLSDLLRVYTKSGGTGGDEEYIYMNKVTVHKQQGDQEKQDKALDRRDSLTNGDSGLHSSPPQKSLPDLPPPKIPETKQPPVPKMESPEGYYEEAEPYDVSVNGLFGRLAAAGPRPGLQVTEGVIYATITMEDGEAVSSSYESYDEEESSKGKSATHQWPSTEATIELMKDARICAFLWRKKWLGQWAKQLCVIKDTRLLCYKSSKDHSPQLDVNLLGCTVIHKEKQVRKKEHKLKIIPMNADVIVLGLQSKDQAEQWLRVIQETSGLLCEGGSEGNQYIPESQRLSYPKVEVSERYSAASESGSSTDGHPETAETKDVKKKGTTGLKLSNLMNLGRKKSSSLDSPERSLETSSYLNVLVNSQWKSRWCQIKDGHLHFYQDKNRSKLAQQPLSLAGCEIIPEPSPDHLYSFRILHNGEERVILEAKSSEEMGHWLGLLLSESGSKTDPEEFTYDYVDADRVSCIVSAAKNSFFLMQRKYSEPNAYIDNLPKARMQQEELYDDVDLPVEEVPKSESKPQGDQDRVYLDLTPVKSFLHTAEKKPCQPSPLGSPSLERAANKAAAESAAETALVAKEAEPCSKVMETSEQKHLEKPEPNEALPRMPAIKIQPQQQNIAFPQPAPEAPLGAVTAGSPQLLPAHRPKMPLPAAAVETKLGKNRTEAEVKRFTEEKERLEKEKDEIRAQLTQLRKERRELKEMLGGSTDKSLEQRLKEIEEECKRKESRRVDLELSLVEVKENLKKAESGPVTLGTAVDTTHLENAAPRIQAKSASPANSAENSPVNSATALKNRPLSVMVTGKGTVLQKAKEWEKKGAS from the exons CTCTCGAGCAGCTGCTCACAGAACTTGAAGATTTTCTGAGGATACTGGACAAGGAGAATTTGAGCAGCACTGCCATTGTGAAGAAGAGCTTCCTCTCCGACCTTCTGCGGGTCTACACCAAGTCTGGTGGTACAG GTGGTGATGAGGAATATATTTATATGAACAAAGTGACCGTCCATAAACAGCAAGGTGACCAGGAAAAGCAAGACAAAG CACTGGACCGGAGAGATTCCTTGACCAATGGAGACTCAGGACTGCATTCATCCCCTCCTCAGAAGAGCCTGCCGGACCTCCCCCCTCCAAAG ATTCCCGAAACAAAACAACCTCCAGTCCCCAAGATGGAATCCCCGGAGGGATATTATGAAGAGGCTGAGCCTTATGATGTCTCTGTAAATG GTCTTTTTGGTAGGCTTGCTGCGGCTGGACCCAGGCCAGGGTTGCAGGTTACTGAGGGCGTTATTTATGCCACAATAACAATGG AAGATGGTGAAGCTGTTAGTAGCTCCTATGAATCTTATGAtgaagaagagagcagcaaagGCAAGTCAGCAACCCACCAGTGGCCATCCACGGAGGCCACCATTGAGCTGATGAAGGATGCCCGCATCTGTGCTTTCCTGTGGAGAAAGAAGTGGCTGGGACAGTGGGCAAAACAGCTGTGTGTTATCAAGGACACCAGGTTGCTG TGCTACAAGAGCTCCAAAGACCACAGCCCTCAGCTTGATGTGAATTTGCTGGGCTGCACTGTCATTCACAAGGAAAAGCAAGTGAGGAAGAAAGAGCACAAGCTGAAGATCATCCCCATGAACGCTGATGTCATcgtgctggggctgcagagtAAAGACCAGGCAGAGCAGTGGCTCAGG GTAATTCAAGAGACCAGCGGGCTGCTGTGTGAAGGAGGCAGTGAAGGCAACCAGTACATCCCAGAGTCGCAGCGGCTCAGTTACCCAAAG GTGGAGGTATCTGAGAGGTACTCTGCAGCCTCCGAGAGTGGGAGCAGCACAGATGGCCACCCAGAGACAGCTGAGACAAAAGATG TTAAGAAGAAGGGAACAACTGGCCTGAAACTGAGCAACCTGATGAACcttgggaggaaaaaatccAGCTCCCTGGATAGCCCAGAGAGATCCCTGGAGACTTCAA GTTACCTGAATGTGCTAGTGAACAGCCAGTGGAAGTCCCGCTGGTGTCAGATAAAAGATGGTCACCTCCATTTCTACCAGGACAAGAACCGAAGCAAACTGGCTCAACAGCCCCTGAGTTTGGCAGGTTGTGAAATTATCCCAGAGCCAAGCCCTGATCATCTCTACTCCTTCCGCATCCTGCACAACGGGGAAGAACGGGTCATCCTGGAG GCAAAGTCCTCGGAGGAAATGGGCCACTGGCTGGGCCTCCTCTTGTCCGAGTCTGGTTCAAAAACAGACCCGGAGGAATTTACCTACGATTACGTGGATGCCGACAGGGTTTCCTGCATCGTGAGCGCTGCCAAGAACTCCTTCTT CTTAATGCAGAGGAAGTACTCTGAGCCCAACGCCTACATCGACAACCTGCCCAAGGCCAGGatgcagcaggaggagctgtATGACGATGTGGACCTGCCTGTG GAAGAAGTACCCAAGAGCGAGAGTAAACCGCAGGGAGACCAAGACAGAGTATACCTGGATCTCACCCCAGTGAAGTCCTTCCTACACACTGCTGAAAAGAAGCCATGCCAGCCTTCACCCCTTGGCTCACCATCTTTAGAAAGGGCCGCCAAcaaggctgcagcagagagcGCAGCCGAGACAGCCCTCGTGGCTAAGGAGGCCGAGCCCTGTAGTAAGGTGATGGAGACCTCGGAGCAG AAACACCTGGAGAAGCCAGAGCCCAATGAGGCACTGCCACGGATGCCCGCCATCAAaatccagccccagcagcagaacATCGCCttcccccagccagcccctgaggCACCGCTGGGCGCAGTGACAGCGGGCAGCCCCCAGCTACTGCCCGCACACCGGCCCAAGATGCCACTGCCAG cagcagcagtggaaacCAAGCTGGGCAAGAACAGGACGGAGGCAGAGGTGAAGCGTTTTACAGAGGAGAAGGAAcggctggagaaggaaaaggatgaaaTCCGGGCTCAGCTCACACAGCTGCGCAAGGAGAGGCGGGAGCTGAAGGAAATGCTTGGGGGCAGCACAG ACAAGAGCCTGGAGCAGAGGCTGAAGGAGATAGAAGAAGAATGCAAAAGGAAGGAGAGTCGGAGGGTTGACCTGGAGCTGAGCCTGGTGGAGGTGAAGGAGAATCTGAAGAAGGCAGAGTCTGGTCCTGTGACATTGGGCACTGCAGTGGACACCACACATTTGGAGAATGCAGCCCCCCGG aTTCAAGCAAAAAGTGCTAGTCCAGCAAACAGCGCAGAGAACTCACCAGTCAATTCAGCAACGGCTTTAAAAAATCGTCCTTTATCCGTCATGGTGACAGGGAAGGGAACAGTCCTACAGAAAGCTAAG GAATGGGAGAAGAAGGGAGCTAGTTAG
- the AFAP1L2 gene encoding actin filament-associated protein 1-like 2 isoform X3: MDKYKALEQLLTELEDFLRILDKENLSSTAIVKKSFLSDLLRVYTKSGGTGGDEEYIYMNKVTVHKQQGDQEKQDKALDRRDSLTNGDSGLHSSPPQKSLPDLPPPKIPETKQPPVPKMESPEGYYEEAEPYDVSVNDGEAVSSSYESYDEEESSKGKSATHQWPSTEATIELMKDARICAFLWRKKWLGQWAKQLCVIKDTRLLCYKSSKDHSPQLDVNLLGCTVIHKEKQVRKKEHKLKIIPMNADVIVLGLQSKDQAEQWLRVIQETSGLLCEGGSEGNQYIPESQRLSYPKVEVSERYSAASESGSSTDGHPETAETKDVKKKGTTGLKLSNLMNLGRKKSSSLDSPERSLETSSYLNVLVNSQWKSRWCQIKDGHLHFYQDKNRSKLAQQPLSLAGCEIIPEPSPDHLYSFRILHNGEERVILEAKSSEEMGHWLGLLLSESGSKTDPEEFTYDYVDADRVSCIVSAAKNSFFLMQRKYSEPNAYIDNLPKARMQQEELYDDVDLPVEEVPKSESKPQGDQDRVYLDLTPVKSFLHTAEKKPCQPSPLGSPSLERAANKAAAESAAETALVAKEAEPCSKVMETSEQKHLEKPEPNEALPRMPAIKIQPQQQNIAFPQPAPEAPLGAVTAGSPQLLPAHRPKMPLPAAAVETKLGKNRTEAEVKRFTEEKERLEKEKDEIRAQLTQLRKERRELKEMLGGSTDKSLEQRLKEIEEECKRKESRRVDLELSLVEVKENLKKAESGPVTLGTAVDTTHLENAAPRIQAKSASPANSAENSPVNSATALKNRPLSVMVTGKGTVLQKAKEWEKKGAS, from the exons CTCTCGAGCAGCTGCTCACAGAACTTGAAGATTTTCTGAGGATACTGGACAAGGAGAATTTGAGCAGCACTGCCATTGTGAAGAAGAGCTTCCTCTCCGACCTTCTGCGGGTCTACACCAAGTCTGGTGGTACAG GTGGTGATGAGGAATATATTTATATGAACAAAGTGACCGTCCATAAACAGCAAGGTGACCAGGAAAAGCAAGACAAAG CACTGGACCGGAGAGATTCCTTGACCAATGGAGACTCAGGACTGCATTCATCCCCTCCTCAGAAGAGCCTGCCGGACCTCCCCCCTCCAAAG ATTCCCGAAACAAAACAACCTCCAGTCCCCAAGATGGAATCCCCGGAGGGATATTATGAAGAGGCTGAGCCTTATGATGTCTCTGTAAATG ATGGTGAAGCTGTTAGTAGCTCCTATGAATCTTATGAtgaagaagagagcagcaaagGCAAGTCAGCAACCCACCAGTGGCCATCCACGGAGGCCACCATTGAGCTGATGAAGGATGCCCGCATCTGTGCTTTCCTGTGGAGAAAGAAGTGGCTGGGACAGTGGGCAAAACAGCTGTGTGTTATCAAGGACACCAGGTTGCTG TGCTACAAGAGCTCCAAAGACCACAGCCCTCAGCTTGATGTGAATTTGCTGGGCTGCACTGTCATTCACAAGGAAAAGCAAGTGAGGAAGAAAGAGCACAAGCTGAAGATCATCCCCATGAACGCTGATGTCATcgtgctggggctgcagagtAAAGACCAGGCAGAGCAGTGGCTCAGG GTAATTCAAGAGACCAGCGGGCTGCTGTGTGAAGGAGGCAGTGAAGGCAACCAGTACATCCCAGAGTCGCAGCGGCTCAGTTACCCAAAG GTGGAGGTATCTGAGAGGTACTCTGCAGCCTCCGAGAGTGGGAGCAGCACAGATGGCCACCCAGAGACAGCTGAGACAAAAGATG TTAAGAAGAAGGGAACAACTGGCCTGAAACTGAGCAACCTGATGAACcttgggaggaaaaaatccAGCTCCCTGGATAGCCCAGAGAGATCCCTGGAGACTTCAA GTTACCTGAATGTGCTAGTGAACAGCCAGTGGAAGTCCCGCTGGTGTCAGATAAAAGATGGTCACCTCCATTTCTACCAGGACAAGAACCGAAGCAAACTGGCTCAACAGCCCCTGAGTTTGGCAGGTTGTGAAATTATCCCAGAGCCAAGCCCTGATCATCTCTACTCCTTCCGCATCCTGCACAACGGGGAAGAACGGGTCATCCTGGAG GCAAAGTCCTCGGAGGAAATGGGCCACTGGCTGGGCCTCCTCTTGTCCGAGTCTGGTTCAAAAACAGACCCGGAGGAATTTACCTACGATTACGTGGATGCCGACAGGGTTTCCTGCATCGTGAGCGCTGCCAAGAACTCCTTCTT CTTAATGCAGAGGAAGTACTCTGAGCCCAACGCCTACATCGACAACCTGCCCAAGGCCAGGatgcagcaggaggagctgtATGACGATGTGGACCTGCCTGTG GAAGAAGTACCCAAGAGCGAGAGTAAACCGCAGGGAGACCAAGACAGAGTATACCTGGATCTCACCCCAGTGAAGTCCTTCCTACACACTGCTGAAAAGAAGCCATGCCAGCCTTCACCCCTTGGCTCACCATCTTTAGAAAGGGCCGCCAAcaaggctgcagcagagagcGCAGCCGAGACAGCCCTCGTGGCTAAGGAGGCCGAGCCCTGTAGTAAGGTGATGGAGACCTCGGAGCAG AAACACCTGGAGAAGCCAGAGCCCAATGAGGCACTGCCACGGATGCCCGCCATCAAaatccagccccagcagcagaacATCGCCttcccccagccagcccctgaggCACCGCTGGGCGCAGTGACAGCGGGCAGCCCCCAGCTACTGCCCGCACACCGGCCCAAGATGCCACTGCCAG cagcagcagtggaaacCAAGCTGGGCAAGAACAGGACGGAGGCAGAGGTGAAGCGTTTTACAGAGGAGAAGGAAcggctggagaaggaaaaggatgaaaTCCGGGCTCAGCTCACACAGCTGCGCAAGGAGAGGCGGGAGCTGAAGGAAATGCTTGGGGGCAGCACAG ACAAGAGCCTGGAGCAGAGGCTGAAGGAGATAGAAGAAGAATGCAAAAGGAAGGAGAGTCGGAGGGTTGACCTGGAGCTGAGCCTGGTGGAGGTGAAGGAGAATCTGAAGAAGGCAGAGTCTGGTCCTGTGACATTGGGCACTGCAGTGGACACCACACATTTGGAGAATGCAGCCCCCCGG aTTCAAGCAAAAAGTGCTAGTCCAGCAAACAGCGCAGAGAACTCACCAGTCAATTCAGCAACGGCTTTAAAAAATCGTCCTTTATCCGTCATGGTGACAGGGAAGGGAACAGTCCTACAGAAAGCTAAG GAATGGGAGAAGAAGGGAGCTAGTTAG
- the AFAP1L2 gene encoding actin filament-associated protein 1-like 2 isoform X2 produces MDKYKALEQLLTELEDFLRILDKENLSSTAIVKKSFLSDLLRVYTKSGGTGGDEEYIYMNKVTVHKQQGDQEKQDKALDRRDSLTNGDSGLHSSPPQKSLPDLPPPKIPETKQPPVPKMESPEGYYEEAEPYDVSVNEDGEAVSSSYESYDEEESSKGKSATHQWPSTEATIELMKDARICAFLWRKKWLGQWAKQLCVIKDTRLLCYKSSKDHSPQLDVNLLGCTVIHKEKQVRKKEHKLKIIPMNADVIVLGLQSKDQAEQWLRVIQETSGLLCEGGSEGNQYIPESQRLSYPKVEVSERYSAASESGSSTDGHPETAETKDVKKKGTTGLKLSNLMNLGRKKSSSLDSPERSLETSSYLNVLVNSQWKSRWCQIKDGHLHFYQDKNRSKLAQQPLSLAGCEIIPEPSPDHLYSFRILHNGEERVILEAKSSEEMGHWLGLLLSESGSKTDPEEFTYDYVDADRVSCIVSAAKNSFFLMQRKYSEPNAYIDNLPKARMQQEELYDDVDLPVEEVPKSESKPQGDQDRVYLDLTPVKSFLHTAEKKPCQPSPLGSPSLERAANKAAAESAAETALVAKEAEPCSKVMETSEQKHLEKPEPNEALPRMPAIKIQPQQQNIAFPQPAPEAPLGAVTAGSPQLLPAHRPKMPLPAAAVETKLGKNRTEAEVKRFTEEKERLEKEKDEIRAQLTQLRKERRELKEMLGGSTDKSLEQRLKEIEEECKRKESRRVDLELSLVEVKENLKKAESGPVTLGTAVDTTHLENAAPRIQAKSASPANSAENSPVNSATALKNRPLSVMVTGKGTVLQKAKEWEKKGAS; encoded by the exons CTCTCGAGCAGCTGCTCACAGAACTTGAAGATTTTCTGAGGATACTGGACAAGGAGAATTTGAGCAGCACTGCCATTGTGAAGAAGAGCTTCCTCTCCGACCTTCTGCGGGTCTACACCAAGTCTGGTGGTACAG GTGGTGATGAGGAATATATTTATATGAACAAAGTGACCGTCCATAAACAGCAAGGTGACCAGGAAAAGCAAGACAAAG CACTGGACCGGAGAGATTCCTTGACCAATGGAGACTCAGGACTGCATTCATCCCCTCCTCAGAAGAGCCTGCCGGACCTCCCCCCTCCAAAG ATTCCCGAAACAAAACAACCTCCAGTCCCCAAGATGGAATCCCCGGAGGGATATTATGAAGAGGCTGAGCCTTATGATGTCTCTGTAAATG AAGATGGTGAAGCTGTTAGTAGCTCCTATGAATCTTATGAtgaagaagagagcagcaaagGCAAGTCAGCAACCCACCAGTGGCCATCCACGGAGGCCACCATTGAGCTGATGAAGGATGCCCGCATCTGTGCTTTCCTGTGGAGAAAGAAGTGGCTGGGACAGTGGGCAAAACAGCTGTGTGTTATCAAGGACACCAGGTTGCTG TGCTACAAGAGCTCCAAAGACCACAGCCCTCAGCTTGATGTGAATTTGCTGGGCTGCACTGTCATTCACAAGGAAAAGCAAGTGAGGAAGAAAGAGCACAAGCTGAAGATCATCCCCATGAACGCTGATGTCATcgtgctggggctgcagagtAAAGACCAGGCAGAGCAGTGGCTCAGG GTAATTCAAGAGACCAGCGGGCTGCTGTGTGAAGGAGGCAGTGAAGGCAACCAGTACATCCCAGAGTCGCAGCGGCTCAGTTACCCAAAG GTGGAGGTATCTGAGAGGTACTCTGCAGCCTCCGAGAGTGGGAGCAGCACAGATGGCCACCCAGAGACAGCTGAGACAAAAGATG TTAAGAAGAAGGGAACAACTGGCCTGAAACTGAGCAACCTGATGAACcttgggaggaaaaaatccAGCTCCCTGGATAGCCCAGAGAGATCCCTGGAGACTTCAA GTTACCTGAATGTGCTAGTGAACAGCCAGTGGAAGTCCCGCTGGTGTCAGATAAAAGATGGTCACCTCCATTTCTACCAGGACAAGAACCGAAGCAAACTGGCTCAACAGCCCCTGAGTTTGGCAGGTTGTGAAATTATCCCAGAGCCAAGCCCTGATCATCTCTACTCCTTCCGCATCCTGCACAACGGGGAAGAACGGGTCATCCTGGAG GCAAAGTCCTCGGAGGAAATGGGCCACTGGCTGGGCCTCCTCTTGTCCGAGTCTGGTTCAAAAACAGACCCGGAGGAATTTACCTACGATTACGTGGATGCCGACAGGGTTTCCTGCATCGTGAGCGCTGCCAAGAACTCCTTCTT CTTAATGCAGAGGAAGTACTCTGAGCCCAACGCCTACATCGACAACCTGCCCAAGGCCAGGatgcagcaggaggagctgtATGACGATGTGGACCTGCCTGTG GAAGAAGTACCCAAGAGCGAGAGTAAACCGCAGGGAGACCAAGACAGAGTATACCTGGATCTCACCCCAGTGAAGTCCTTCCTACACACTGCTGAAAAGAAGCCATGCCAGCCTTCACCCCTTGGCTCACCATCTTTAGAAAGGGCCGCCAAcaaggctgcagcagagagcGCAGCCGAGACAGCCCTCGTGGCTAAGGAGGCCGAGCCCTGTAGTAAGGTGATGGAGACCTCGGAGCAG AAACACCTGGAGAAGCCAGAGCCCAATGAGGCACTGCCACGGATGCCCGCCATCAAaatccagccccagcagcagaacATCGCCttcccccagccagcccctgaggCACCGCTGGGCGCAGTGACAGCGGGCAGCCCCCAGCTACTGCCCGCACACCGGCCCAAGATGCCACTGCCAG cagcagcagtggaaacCAAGCTGGGCAAGAACAGGACGGAGGCAGAGGTGAAGCGTTTTACAGAGGAGAAGGAAcggctggagaaggaaaaggatgaaaTCCGGGCTCAGCTCACACAGCTGCGCAAGGAGAGGCGGGAGCTGAAGGAAATGCTTGGGGGCAGCACAG ACAAGAGCCTGGAGCAGAGGCTGAAGGAGATAGAAGAAGAATGCAAAAGGAAGGAGAGTCGGAGGGTTGACCTGGAGCTGAGCCTGGTGGAGGTGAAGGAGAATCTGAAGAAGGCAGAGTCTGGTCCTGTGACATTGGGCACTGCAGTGGACACCACACATTTGGAGAATGCAGCCCCCCGG aTTCAAGCAAAAAGTGCTAGTCCAGCAAACAGCGCAGAGAACTCACCAGTCAATTCAGCAACGGCTTTAAAAAATCGTCCTTTATCCGTCATGGTGACAGGGAAGGGAACAGTCCTACAGAAAGCTAAG GAATGGGAGAAGAAGGGAGCTAGTTAG